In Thermococcus sp., the genomic stretch TCCTTCTGTCCGTAACGAGAAGCCATTTGGGCTTTTCAACGCTTATCTTTTTCCTTATCGAAAAAAGAACCTCCTCGCCGGGTTCCAGATGTCTCAAAACTGACTTCGGCAGTTCAGGATTTTCCTCATTCGCCATGCATCCCACCATGACTAACTTATCCACAATCTATATCAGGGTTTCCCCGCAAACCTCATTAACCAGGCTGAGAAAATACTTTGGGTGCTACTACCATGAACTTTGATAGAAAGCCCCTGATTGGAATGGTTCACCTGAAGCCCCTGCCGGGCTCTTACAGGTACGATGGTAATTTAGACGCAGTAATCGAGTCAGCCCTTAAAGACGCCAGAACGCTTGAGGAAGCCGGCTTCGATGCGATTATGGTTGAGAACTTCGGCGACGTGCCGTTTCCAAAATACGTTGATAAAACTACCGTTGCATCTTTTACGGCTGTGGCCAAGGCAATCCGTGACGAGGTTTCAGTTCCGGTTGGGATAAACGTTCTGAGAAACGACGGGATGGTCGCTTACTCCATAGCCTACGCCGTAAAAGCGGACTTCATAAGGGTGAACGTGCTGAGCGGTGTGGTTTACACGGACCAGGGTATCATCGAGGGCATCGCCCATGAACTTGCAAGGCTGAGAAAACTCCTCCCAAGCAAAATCAAGG encodes the following:
- a CDS encoding BtpA/SgcQ family protein — its product is MNFDRKPLIGMVHLKPLPGSYRYDGNLDAVIESALKDARTLEEAGFDAIMVENFGDVPFPKYVDKTTVASFTAVAKAIRDEVSVPVGINVLRNDGMVAYSIAYAVKADFIRVNVLSGVVYTDQGIIEGIAHELARLRKLLPSKIKVFADVHVKHAVHFFDFEDAIRDTVERGLADAIVVSGKATGKPVNLEKLALAKKISPVPVVVGSGTTSENLPQLWKHADGFIVGTWIKRDGIVENEVSPERARKLVELAKRLRVGATP